A window of the Phaenicophaeus curvirostris isolate KB17595 chromosome 9, BPBGC_Pcur_1.0, whole genome shotgun sequence genome harbors these coding sequences:
- the ERLIN1 gene encoding erlin-1 encodes MTMAQAGAAVAAAAGLLVFLLYSAIHKVEEGHLAVYYRGGALLTSLSGPGYHIMLPFITTFKSVQTTLQTDEVKNVPCGTSGGVMIYIDRIEVVNKLAPYTVYDIVRNYTADYDKTLIFNKIHHELNQFCSAHTLQEVYIELFDQIDENLKLALQKDLNVMAPGLTIQAVRVTKPKIPEAIRRNFELMEAEKTKLLIAAQKQKVVEKEAETDRKKALIEAEKAAQVARIHYQQKIMEKETEKRISEIEDAAFLAREKAKADAEYYTARKLADSNKLKLTPEYLELMKYQAMAANSKLYFGDRIPSVFLDSCAFQQANLRTVRETSLHSREASETPGESHVRAKESTG; translated from the exons ATGACCATGGCCCAGGCCGGAGCCGCCGTCGCCGCCGCCGCTGGACTCCTCGTCTTCTTGCTGTACTCCGCCATCCACAAGGTCGAGGAGGGGCACCTGGCCGTGTACTACAG GGGTGGTGCTTTGTTAACAAGTCTGAGTGGACCAGGTTACCACATCATGCTCCCGTTCATTACCACATTCAAATCCGTGCAG ACCACGTTGCAGACTGATGAAGTCAAAAATGTGCCTTGTGGGACAAG TGGTGGTGTTATGATCTACATTGACCGAATAGAAGTTGTGAATAAATTGGCACCATATACAG TGTACGATATTGTGAGAAACTACACCGCAGACTACGATAAGACCTTGATCTTCAACAAAATTCATCATGAGCTGAATCAGTTCTGCAGTGCCCATACTCTGCAGGAAGTATACATTGAACTGTTCG ATCAGATAGATGAGAATCTGAAGTTGGCCCTGCAGAAAGATCTCAATGTCATGGCACCAGGTCTCACTATCCAG GCTGTGCGTGTCACGAAACCTAAAATCCCAGAAGCCATCCGAAGAAATTTTGAACTAAT ggaagctgagaaGACCAAGCTGCTGATTGCAGCCCAGAAGCAGAAGGTAGTGGAGAAGGAGGCAGAGACAGACCGGAAGAAAGCGCTTATTG AGGCAGAGAAGGCTGCTCAGGTGGCCAGGATTCACTATCAACAGAAGATTATggagaaggaaacagagaagCGAATTTCTGAGATTGAAG ATGCTGCGTTCCTagcaagagagaaagcaaaagctgaCGCTGAGTACTACACTGCTCGGAAGCTGGCCGATTCCAACAAG CTGAAACTTACTCCTGAGTATCTGGAACTAATGAAATACCAAGCGATGGCTGCAAACAGCAAGCTGTATTTTGGTGACCGCATTCCCAGTGTGTTTCTGGATTCCTGTGCCTTCCAGCAAGCCAATCTGAGGACTGTCCGAGAAACCAGCCTTCATTCACGGGAGGCTTCAGAGACTCCTGGAGAAAGCCACGTCAGAGCAAAGGAAAGCACTGGCTGA